From one candidate division KSB1 bacterium genomic stretch:
- a CDS encoding PorV/PorQ family protein yields MKYRGMVLLAIMLMMAALPAQSQIIKKGQVGFRFLENPISAEAVGRGALGVATARTANAAFWNPAGLAWIDGRWDVALNYTKGIADINHTSAAAAVALPRVGTICVNAIMMDYGEFYGTRRADNEHGFIDTGVFSPSAWCLGIAFAQRVSDRFSYGVHLKYAYQDLGDAWVATAGSDVNDPNLVTAQKSYAHGEPAVDVGAVYDFAYHGIRFGAVIQNVSREIRYERDKFPLPFAVSFALSVNPLSFLLVDLQEHDLQVGFESRHPRDFKEKLKVGAEYTLHETLTVRLGYMGNYDERGLTAGIGLRQSWGGSTMRIDYAFQDFGLFNSVHLFTFGISH; encoded by the coding sequence ATGAAGTACAGAGGAATGGTGCTATTGGCCATAATGCTCATGATGGCAGCATTGCCTGCGCAGAGCCAGATCATCAAGAAGGGGCAAGTGGGGTTCCGTTTCCTGGAAAACCCCATTTCCGCCGAGGCGGTGGGTCGCGGGGCCTTGGGGGTCGCCACTGCCCGCACTGCAAACGCGGCCTTTTGGAACCCTGCCGGACTGGCATGGATCGACGGTCGATGGGACGTGGCGCTGAACTACACCAAGGGGATCGCTGACATCAACCACACCTCAGCAGCGGCCGCGGTTGCCTTGCCACGCGTGGGCACCATCTGCGTCAATGCCATCATGATGGACTATGGTGAGTTCTACGGCACGCGCCGCGCCGACAATGAGCATGGGTTCATCGACACGGGCGTCTTCTCCCCTTCGGCGTGGTGCCTGGGCATTGCCTTTGCCCAGCGCGTCAGTGACCGCTTTTCCTACGGGGTGCACCTGAAATACGCTTACCAGGACCTGGGCGACGCGTGGGTGGCCACCGCCGGCTCCGACGTCAATGACCCCAACCTGGTCACCGCGCAGAAGTCATATGCACACGGCGAGCCAGCCGTGGACGTGGGCGCCGTGTATGACTTTGCCTACCACGGCATCCGCTTTGGGGCCGTCATCCAGAACGTGTCGCGCGAGATCCGCTACGAGCGGGACAAATTCCCCCTGCCGTTCGCAGTCAGCTTTGCGCTCAGTGTGAATCCCCTCTCGTTCCTGCTGGTCGATCTGCAGGAGCACGACCTCCAGGTTGGCTTTGAATCGCGTCACCCGCGTGACTTCAAAGAGAAGCTGAAGGTCGGGGCCGAATATACGCTGCACGAAACGCTCACCGTGCGTCTCGGCTACATGGGCAACTATGACGAGCGCGGACTCACTGCCGGCATAGGGCTGCGACAGAGTTGGGGCGGCTCCACCATGCGCATCGACTATGCGTTTCAGGATTTTGGCCTTTTCAACAGCGTGCACCTGTTCACGTTTGGCATAAGCCATTGA
- a CDS encoding redoxin domain-containing protein: MARVSKTWLGVSLLLFVLAVLFSSCGKPPEADLAAKAAEVDSVWVKGLKTSRNYDSLRTAQTALARRYTERVRLARVSGEDLLALGSLYQVLGEYGKEQQALEKYLAARGPQDSLAAIRLLQSYLYADSLQKAEAFALQHMPAIGLQPDFGQCLGLAYGFFDAGDLQKAEFWVDAALPKSPADQRYSAVSFKAEIVAARGDMREAMNILKKEIAAAKGDERAAGYLRATQTRLALVGTKAPAFQASQWIDAQPLSLAGLRGKVVLLDFWAPWCGPCRATFPHLKKWYADYHEKGLEIIGLTKYYGRFNQLGQNLTDLSPAEELEWIKKFKAHHEIPFPYAVASAEQAKANFDAYGVKGIPTVAVIDQNGVVQLIVVGSGENQAKKIEQKIKELLQA; the protein is encoded by the coding sequence ATGGCACGGGTTAGCAAGACCTGGTTAGGAGTGAGCCTGCTTCTATTCGTCCTTGCTGTGTTGTTCTCGTCCTGCGGCAAGCCCCCAGAAGCGGATCTGGCGGCCAAAGCAGCGGAAGTGGACAGCGTGTGGGTCAAGGGGCTGAAGACCTCGCGCAACTATGACAGCCTCCGGACGGCACAGACCGCACTTGCGCGTCGCTACACTGAGCGGGTGAGGCTGGCAAGGGTCAGTGGCGAGGACCTGTTGGCCCTTGGTTCACTCTATCAAGTGCTGGGCGAGTACGGCAAGGAGCAGCAGGCGCTGGAGAAGTACCTTGCCGCACGGGGGCCGCAGGACAGCCTGGCGGCCATTAGGTTGCTGCAAAGCTATCTGTACGCCGACAGCCTCCAGAAGGCCGAGGCGTTTGCCCTGCAGCACATGCCCGCGATCGGCCTTCAGCCGGACTTTGGTCAGTGTCTCGGCCTGGCCTACGGGTTCTTTGATGCCGGGGATTTGCAAAAGGCGGAGTTTTGGGTCGATGCCGCGCTGCCGAAGTCCCCTGCGGACCAGAGGTATTCGGCCGTAAGCTTCAAGGCGGAGATTGTTGCCGCGCGGGGAGATATGCGCGAGGCGATGAATATTCTCAAGAAAGAGATCGCCGCAGCCAAGGGCGATGAACGGGCTGCCGGCTACCTGCGCGCGACGCAGACTAGGCTGGCCTTGGTGGGGACCAAGGCTCCTGCTTTTCAGGCCAGCCAGTGGATCGACGCCCAGCCATTAAGCCTGGCGGGCCTGCGGGGCAAAGTGGTCCTATTGGACTTCTGGGCGCCTTGGTGCGGACCGTGCCGCGCTACCTTTCCCCACCTGAAAAAGTGGTATGCCGATTACCACGAGAAGGGCTTGGAAATCATCGGTCTGACCAAGTATTACGGCCGCTTCAACCAACTGGGCCAGAACCTCACGGACCTATCCCCAGCCGAGGAGCTGGAATGGATCAAGAAGTTCAAAGCGCACCACGAAATCCCCTTTCCTTACGCTGTGGCGAGCGCAGAACAGGCAAAGGCCAACTTTGATGCCTACGGCGTGAAGGGCATTCCCACGGTGGCCGTGATCGATCAGAATGGGGTGGTGCAATTGATCGTGGTGGGGTCTGGCGAGAACCAGGCGAAGAAGATCGAGCAGAAGATTAAAGAGCTCCTGCAGGCCTAA